GCCTTTTTAACGGGTGACGCTGAAACCTGCCGCCCCCTTCCCCGGGGCCGGTCCGGCTGGGTGACCGCCAGAACAATCTCATGGCCGTCCCCATGGAGTTTTTTCAATGCTGACACCGCAAATTCCGGTGTGCCCATAAAGATGACTTTCAATTCAGCTTCACTCCCGCTTTAACTGTTTCAAGACGCGCCGCTTGTATAATTCGCGCTTGAGAGCACTCAGGTGGTCGATAAACAGGGTCCCGTTTAAGTGGTCGATTTCATGCTGCAGAACAATTGCCGGAAAACCTTCAGCCTCAATGGTGATCACGTTGCCTTCCCTGTCCAGCCCCTCAACTACAATCTCCGTTGCGCGTTTAACATCCGCCCGGTATTCCGGCACGCTCAGGCAGCCTTCATTTTCCGATAGCACCTCCCCTCGCTTGGAAATAATCCTGGGGTTGATGAGCACCTGAAGCGATCGACCATCCTCCGGGGGCGCTATATCATATACGAGAATGCTTTTATCGAAACCCACCTGAATGGCAGCCAGTCCGACCCCGGGGGCTGCGTACATCGTTGCAGCCATATCATCAATAAACTTCTGGATCATACCGTCGATATTCTCAACCGGTTTGGTGGGCTGCTGCAGAAACTGATTCGGATAGGTTAGTATTTCCAGCATTTTCAAAGGCCTCGCTGCATTAGAGGCGGTGTTTCGCCTTATTCAACTTTTGTATAGGTAATCCGCCAGATATTAATTCCGGTTATCACTGCCGATATCAGTCCCCCGATGATTACCGGAAATACCGAGATGGCATGCACCACCAGGGTCATGCCGGCGGCTTCCTTTGCCGGCACCCCGAATAGGGAAAGGGCAAACACACCGCCGGCTTCCCA
This is a stretch of genomic DNA from Desulfobacterales bacterium. It encodes these proteins:
- the def gene encoding peptide deformylase, encoding MLEILTYPNQFLQQPTKPVENIDGMIQKFIDDMAATMYAAPGVGLAAIQVGFDKSILVYDIAPPEDGRSLQVLINPRIISKRGEVLSENEGCLSVPEYRADVKRATEIVVEGLDREGNVITIEAEGFPAIVLQHEIDHLNGTLFIDHLSALKRELYKRRVLKQLKRE